DNA from Triticum aestivum cultivar Chinese Spring chromosome 7D, IWGSC CS RefSeq v2.1, whole genome shotgun sequence:
TTGGAGAAGTAGTTGGAGTAGTAAAGTAACGATATCAGGCAGGATTGAATGTTGAATGTTGAATGAATCGGATAACATGGCATGCAGGGAGCTCGGCCGAGGCGGGCCATGTGCCGCTCGCTCTAGAGCCGCAGCAGCTCGTGACCAACACAGGCAGAGGCCGGCAGGAACAGGGGAAAGCAGCAGGGGATGGCAATAATGCCGCACCCATCACTCACCCCTCTCTTTCCTCCAAGCAGCGGTGCACACGCACTGTCGTACGCCCCGGCCTGCACGGACGTACCCCCAGCACGGCCGCCCCCTATAGACCTACCCTACCCGGGACCCCTCCCCCAGAGCGCCATGTGTAGCCGTCCGCCAGCCTGCACCTCACCTCCCCTAGTCACCTCAGCCAGGCCATCCCAGCCCAACCAGTGAAAAAATCTGCGTGCGCGCCAACGGCAATCATAACTCCTACCACGGGAGATTCATTCATGGGGATGCTGACCCGAGCGAGGCCCTGGGCAAGCAAGGCAAGGCAGCACAGGGACCCCGGCAATGATAAGTTCTTGGACGCAATGAGATGGGTGGGCAGAGCTCGACGGATGGCCAGGGAGACGGGACGAGACGAGACCCGACGACGATGTGATCGTTCCTTCTTCCTGCGGCGGTTGGGCGACAACGACCCTTGTACAAGAGATTTATTCCCGCCTGATCGCATGTCGGGGTCGTAATTAGGCAAGAAACGGACGTGTAATACAACAACAAACTCTTTTGCACTGTGTGCATCATCGCTGCAGTTTCGTACCATTGTCCAACTCAAAACTGATGGACCAACTCGTTTGATTGACGGGTACGCAAAATCGCTTCAAATCAGGGTTTTCGATTCGGGAATGTCGTCGTTACACCGGCCAAGGACTCGAACATGATACTACTCTACAGCAAGTAATTTCCGAGGAACGGAACGGAACAGAAACAGAGACGAACTTTGTGGGTGAAGCGAGCGCGGCGCCAAATCACAGGAAAAACCTTCTCCTGCTCGTGTCCAGGTCGGGCTGCAAATGGCAAACAAGGTTCCGGGTTATGTCACGGGGATTCATAGTGTAGCGAGGAGCATGGAATGGTGAGTGGATGATGATGATAGTAGTAGTACCTTGTGAACCCACTCGTACTCCCCGCTTTTCGTGTCGAAGGTGCCGTGTTGCAATGTGAGCAGCTTGAGGGTGAACCGAGGGCCGCATTCCTATACCATCAATAAAGTTCAGGGTAACTGATAAAAGCGGACGAGGTAGAGAAAGATTGCTATTCTACAATGGGTTCCATCAGCAGTAGTCAAATAGCGTCATCGCTAACATGTTACGGGCAAGATAGTCAAGGTTCATGGACTTGTGGGTTTTCACCTAGTATGAACATTTTTCTTTGGAAAACAACCATCACTATCTAAACATATGCAACATAGAAAGTTTGCGAGGACTTGGTCCTTTCAAGGTTGGTCGATTACAGTATTGTCAATGAAAATTCTTGCAACCACATAAAAAACTCTGGTATGGAGTAGTGTATCTCAAGTACCTGAAGGCGACAGTTTATTTGCTTCTCAGTTTTGGTTTCACCCTTCGATTTCTTGTCCTTCGAAacgattttcttttctttctcctcAAAGATGTACCTATAGTGAGGAATTGCAGATCATTAATATTCAAATGCTGAAGGTAAATTAGTATGCAGAAGAACAAACTTGCGACACCGTTATAACACACTACTGCTTGCATTGCACATTTGCGCCTGTGGTGCTACAAGTATATAAACTATTGTATATCATGAAAACCAAAATTTTCACATCTCTAAAATGATAATACCATGCTTTTGACTCTATtgtgttttcatatatatatatattcacctGTGATGACGGAAAAATATATAGTCTCGCTGATTGTGGAAGGTCACAACTCGGCGGCCGCGGAAATTTGGGTCTTGAGGGAAGAGAGATTGGATCATCCTGAATAAACAACAGGGGAAAGTAGACGTGTTAACAACATGAATATAAGGCCGTCCTTTTGTAAAAGGAGTGCATATTCTTGAATCACCTCCCAACACGATGACCAAGGCGCGTAGTAAAATTGTTCAACGCCAACTCTGGCTTATGACTTGTAGGGTTCCCATGGTTCTGTCGTACAAAGAGAGATAAACCAAAATGTTAAATGAAGGAAATCTTGAATGGTCAGTAGTAAAAGTTTCAAGTAAACTAGCTTTATACAGCAATAAACTGCAAAATACCCAACAAGACATATTGTCATATATAACAAGAGCACACAAAAATACAAATATTGTGATTACAGAAAATTAGTGAATATCAAGATGTCCTATCTTATTACACTTTTCAGTGTCCCATCAATCTAGAAGATCATCTACATAGCCATGAACTGATGAGCCCAACTCCGTTGCAATAAGTACAAATCaaaagctgtaaagcatggcaaaATTAAAACGGCAACGTGGATATGTCAGACAGAGACATGGACAAGTCTCTAGCAGACATGCCATATGACACCGAACATTGACATATGCAAATCTGTCTTGCGTAGACAAAAGTAACACGTCTAAGACAAACTAGAGACAGGCTAGAGACAAGAGACAAGCTAGAGACAAGGAGGATGATCAATTGATGGCAACTTGACTTTTTTGTTTAGGTTAAATGAACCTTTAGTTCAAAAGGTAAGCGGTGTAATATATGTATTTGTGACATAACCGTTCCCAACTGCGGGTGCTATCTGAGCCACACGATCAAATTTGAAGACTTGTTTTTCGAAGAATCAAACAAAGACTTATTAACAAAAACATTGCACAGTTGATTCTAACACTTCTGCCTAACTACAAAGTACTAACACAGCAGGAGTCTCATAGAAAACGGAGAACATAGCATTGTCGAATAAAGCAATCCTCCTTCCAGCGCATAGAATACTATTATAAATGTATAATGCAGTTCCTTCTAATAAATCTAGAATAACGGAGAACAATAGGACTTTTTTCTAAATCTATAAAAACAAAAACAATGTTCTTATATGCAGCTAACAAGGTGAAGATCTTATATAACCCAGGACAAGCAGAAAGTAGCATATATATTGATCTTTAGTCACTATAACAGACAAAACAGTAAGCAAACAACCATCTTGTTGTAAAAAATCAATCTGACAAGATAAGCCACTTCACATTTTCTAAATTGCCGCACAGGTTTGAAAACCCGGAACAGGAAGGAGAGGCTTTATGTCCTTCTATGCAGTACACAGAAGTTGCTTATGGGGTCACAATTGACAGCTTTAACACATCAAATAGTCATGCCAATTATAAAAATATAAAAGTAATATGGGATTATCAGCACAGAAGATGGGTCCTTTCAACAATCAACTAGCACTAGCTTGCCCTTGTGCGCACTAGTTATTATAGAGGAGAAATTAAAGGTCCCGCTCTTCACACAGcaactaaaatttcaagagaagacAGCTTAGCACGCAGGGCACAGCATTCCTGCACTGTTCCCTTTGGAGAAAGATTATGCTAGGTGACTACAAAAAATGGTTAGTGGTGACTTGGTTATCATGTTTAACAATACTAAGTAGTTTCATAGCAATAAGGTAGAGGGAAGAGAAATGCTCAAGACTAGGTCTCAGTCATTATGACTGCTGAACTGCTAGATGTCAGTAAGTGATAACAATACAGCACTTCAACAAATTCTTCACAAATTTATGGGTCCTTATTTCGGTATTTCCAGTAAAAGCTCAAACAGTTTATCTAAGTAAGAGACTGAGAGTATGCAGTTATGCTCACCAGTTAGACTAGATCTTGTTGAGTGACTAGTAAACCTCTACCCAAGAACTCCTTATTTCGGTATTTCCAGTAAAAGCTCAAACAGTTTATCTAAGTAAGAGACTGAGAGTATGCAGTTATGCTCACTAACTGACTAGATCTTGTTGAGTGACTAGTAAACCTCTACTCAAGAACTATGGATTGCAAAGAAGACATAAGTAAGGAAatgcacacaagcaaacaaaaatggAAATCACACATGTAATAACTTGACATGAAAGAAGATATACTAAAAACTACGGTGTTAATATTAGTATAAAAAGTACAGATATAGTACCTTTATATCCTTCCGCAGAACGAGCTTGGATAGCTTAAAATGTGCAGTAGGGCCCTCAGGTAGGTTGATGATCAGCAGCGCATCTGTTACACAAATGCCAACACAAGATGTCAGAAACAAGAACattaaaaaagacaaaaaaatgatGACTTCTAACCAGGTTCCCGTCGATTTGTGTGGACAACCATGACTGAAGTGAACTCTCTGTTATTTGCATATTCCACAATCTGACAATAACAGTGTGTTACTATGGATATGAAGACATAACTAACTGGACTAAATGAATGGAACGTAACATGAGAACTCATCATACTTTCTTGAGGTCATAAGTTCCTCTATTAACATATTGAGCATTTGGAATCACTTGCATTAACTCCTTAATAAAAGCAGGTCCTCTCTGTCAACATACGGAGCAGAAAGTACAACGTTAGATAACAAAATCTTGTTACAAGTTATCAAATTATCACAGATTCAGAATATCGAGCACATAATCAGTGATGAGGAGGTAAAAAATGCATACCCCTGAATTGAAGCGGCATGTGGTAATCAATACTTTCGGGGTTACTACTTGTTTAAGCACTGCATTGAATTCATCAGCATCATTCCCTGCAAACAGCTGCACACAGGAACTATTATTAGAACATATGCAAACCTGGTAGAGCTGAGACACTAGCCTAAATAAGCATTCGTCCACAGAGAGAATTACGTAATAGATATATCAGAGTCAAGACAGTGGTAGTGATCAAAATATAACATGTCCTAACAGACCTAACAGAGATGCTTAATGCTTTCATAGCGTATTTCACTGACATTGAGGTAAGAAGTCAGCAAGATGATCAGAAAAATACTGGTTTTGGTTCTAAAGCAATGAAAATGGAGTATTCAGCAACTACAAAGCAG
Protein-coding regions in this window:
- the LOC123166624 gene encoding ribosome production factor 1, with protein sequence MAREDRKRRQPDGDEAADEGERRGRRDKRPKEEKPAPPLPSEIRNKEKRSEVYAKLKREKKAQKRRLGRERGQAAQRAAELGEEVPEKQVPRTIENTREPDETVCRPDDQELFAGNDADEFNAVLKQVVTPKVLITTCRFNSGRGPAFIKELMQVIPNAQYVNRGTYDLKKIVEYANNREFTSVMVVHTNRREPDALLIINLPEGPTAHFKLSKLVLRKDIKNHGNPTSHKPELALNNFTTRLGHRVGRMIQSLFPQDPNFRGRRVVTFHNQRDYIFFRHHRYIFEEKEKKIVSKDKKSKGETKTEKQINCRLQECGPRFTLKLLTLQHGTFDTKSGEYEWVHKPDLDTSRRRFFL